A region of Arabidopsis thaliana chromosome 5, partial sequence DNA encodes the following proteins:
- the ATR gene encoding Ataxia telangiectasia-mutated and RAD3-like protein (Ataxia telangiectasia-mutated and RAD3-related (ATR); FUNCTIONS IN: protein serine/threonine kinase activity, inositol or phosphatidylinositol kinase activity, binding, phosphotransferase activity, alcohol group as acceptor; INVOLVED IN: in 9 processes; EXPRESSED IN: 10 plant structures; EXPRESSED DURING: 6 growth stages; CONTAINS InterPro DOMAIN/s: Phosphatidylinositol 3-/4-kinase, catalytic (InterPro:IPR000403), UME (InterPro:IPR012993), Protein kinase-like domain (InterPro:IPR011009), PIK-related kinase, FAT (InterPro:IPR003151), Armadillo-type fold (InterPro:IPR016024), PIK-related kinase (InterPro:IPR014009), Phosphatidylinositol 3/4-kinase, conserved site (InterPro:IPR018936), PIK-related kinase, FATC (InterPro:IPR003152); BEST Arabidopsis thaliana protein match is: ataxia-telangiectasia mutated (TAIR:AT3G48190.1); Has 30201 Blast hits to 17322 proteins in 780 species: Archae - 12; Bacteria - 1396; Metazoa - 17338; Fungi - 3422; Plants - 5037; Viruses - 0; Other Eukaryotes - 2996 (source: NCBI BLink).), which translates to MAKDDNNLSSLVHELRERVAASASTPANNLRHSSGDEDALEIRFRAVIPNLLNTYVVPSLGNGREVTAVLKLVGHTARNIPGVFYHGTPSAILPVIARIIPFFAEPEFVPGHGVLLETVGSLLMLLRSNSRKAYRIFFHDALQAIQDMQPIASLHSIEPEVCESHIPFRCFCMSFSGIGGDLPDANKPRDGDGLVLNLLGANRWQPFATCILKLICKCLTEGTLYVQGLIHTSFFKAACSLVCCGGADVQMACFEFATLVGSILTFNILPHVALIQSIILLLSADEGLPVYRNTIYDSTIGRFLTAVYSSCSDAAVKLTAESLVLVLSHALQRTKSEELKASLCSAYVRIVKSCPPCIWKIHCLLELLHLPEPCFQLIECFKAVLIVLGPGCVRVETTKCGSHTSATSDRPVQGINAGKKRHIEDESTYKRKRQKVGDDIRRGVYFAPEFADETDGKDAASLREMLISTVESLKPPPAGPSLSQTESSIVALSMLTNAFCFCPWTDMTHRLFNQMYAWIPWIAGQVEETNPIMFDISIYLEGIHNLLLVGVDPQYEYTSKGNDLVAIQFLLKLPWTHYMLFKTPSSLVKSKCLSVGIWTKLGLQDGSDFDIFSWSLSDDFEQVQAVAAISMPLKVLFSGLGALLHMFPKLEHLLEEKELMIKKAIPQSLGFLSCLYGSSTTDSEKTACHLLLHEDLKKDETLNSLLQGFRCSKCDKFIEREDEKHFRIIETPEMVKLKMDHHRDYFNLQSLYFNLLYDESSEETQLACVEVIRRILGHTSPDILVRTRSQWIRCLQYLLVHVNTDVREAFCAQIGIFVQHPIVSCLFLSEDATEKSCERNFFNLIEHSLAAAKDLLVIQTLLETTAEVMVAVDVTSELFLICLFLLIDQLDHPNLIVRINASKLINRSCYIHVKGGFATLLSTASHIQNELFDNLSVRLTSRPNVVREFAEAVLGVETEELVRKMVPAVLPKLLVYWQENAQAANTLNELAKLIDTDVVPLIVNWLPRVLAFALNQEEDKNLLSVLQLYHSQIGSDNQEIFAAALPALLDELVCFVDIADTPETDRRLQRLPDAIKKISKVLTNAEDLPGFLQNHFVGLLNSIDRKMLHADDIFLQKQALKRIKLLIEMMGHYLSTYVPKLMVLLMHAIEKDALQSEGLLVLHFFTRKLADVSPSSIKYVISQIFAALIPFLEKEKEGPHVYLDEVVKILEELVLKNRDIVKEHICEFPLLPSIPSLGELNNAIQEARGLMSLKDQLRDIVNGMKHENLNVRYMVACELSKLLYNRNEDVAALIAGELVSDMEILSSLITYLLQGCAEESRTTVGQRLKLVCADCLGAIGAIDPAKVRVASCSRFKIQCSDDDLIFELIHKHLARAFRAAQDTIIQDSAALAIQELLKIAGCEPSLAGNVVVLTPQEHVQVNVSGSRRCGGNNEVKDRGQKLWDRFSNYVKELIAPCLTSRFQLPNVSDPGSAGPIYRPSMSFRRWLSYWIRKLTAFATGSRVSIFAACRGIVRHDMQTATYLLPYLVLDVVCHGTEAARLSISEEILSVLDAAASENSGVTINSFGVGQSEVCVQAVFTLLDNLGQWVDDVKQGVALSSSLQSSGGRQVAPKSKDQVSNSTTEQDHLLVQCKYVLELLLAIPKVTLARASFRCQAYARSLMYLESHVRGKSGSLNPAAEKTGIFENADVSSLMGIYSCLDEPDGLSGFASLSKSLNLQDQLLINKKSGNWADVFTACEQALQMEPTSVQRHSDVLNCLLNMCHHQTMVTHVDGLISRVPEYKKTWCTQGVQAAWRLGKWDLMDEYLDGADAEGLLFSSSDSNASFDRDVAKILHAMMKKDQYSVAEGIAISKQALIAPLAAAGMDSYTRAYPFVVKLHLLRELEDFQAVLNGDSYLEKSFSTSDQVFSKAVDNWENRLRFTQSSLWTREPLLAFRRLVFGASGLGAQVGNCWLQYAKLCRLAGHYETAHRAILEAQASGAPNVHMEKAKLLWITKRSDSAIIELQQSLLNMPEGVVDSTVISSINSLLMAPPNPEPTVRNTQSFKEKKDVAKTLLLYSKWIHHSGQKQKKDVLNLYTQVKELLPWEKGYFHLAKYYDELYVDARKCQQESSVFSSAGSKKGSVSSNLSTEKAGWDYLFKGMYFYAKALHSGHKNLFQALPRLLTLWFDFGTIYKTSGSAGNKELKSTHMKIMSLMRGCLKDLPTYQWLTVLPQLVSRICHQNADTVLMVKNIITSVLHQFPQQGLWIMAAVSKSTVPARREAAAEIIQGARKGFNQSDRGHNLFIQFASLTDHFIKLCFHGGQPRSKVINIATEFSALKRMMPLDIIMPIQQSLTISLPAFHMNNNERHSASVFSGSDLPTISGIADEAEILSSLQRPKKIILLGNDGIEYPFLCKPKDDLRKDARMMEFTAMINRLLSKYPESRRRKLYIRTFAVAPLTEDCGLVEWVPHTRGLRHILQDIYISCGKFDRQKTNPQIKRIYDQCAVKKEYEMLKTKILPMFPPVFHKWFLTTFSEPAAWFRSRVAYAHTTAVWSMVGHIVGLGDRHGENILFDSTSGDCVHVDFSCLFDKGLQLEKPELVPFRLTQNMIDGLGITGYEGIFMRVCEITLTVLRTHRETLMSILETFIHDPLVEWTKSHKSSGVEVQNPHAQRAISSIEARLQGVVVGVPLPVEGQARRLIADAVSLENLGKMYIWWMPWF; encoded by the exons ATGGCGAAGGACGACAATAATCTGTCGAGCTTGGTTCACGAACTTCGTGAACGGGTGGCCGCATCCGCCTCCACTCCGGCTAACAACCTCCGTCACTCTTCCGGAGACGAAGATGCTCTAGAGATTCGATTTCGTGCTGTCATCCCTAATCTATTGAATACCTACGTTGTTCCTTCTCTCG GCAACGGGAGGGAAGTTACAGCTGTTCTGAAGCTTGTTGGTCACACAGCAAGGAACATTCCAGGAGTCTTCTATCACGGAACCCCTTCTGCTATCCTCCCTGTGATTGCTCGTATTATTCCCTTCTTTGCTGAACCAGAATTTGT TCCTGGGCATGGAGTATTACTTGAAACTGTTGGCTCTCTCTTAATGTTGCTGCGTTCCAACTCAAGGAAGGCATACCGGATCTTCTTCCATGACGCTTTGCAGGCAATTCAAG ATATGCAACCTATTGCATCACTGCACTCAATTGAACCGGAAGTTTGTGAATCTCACATTCCATTTAGGTGTTTCTGTATGTCCTTTTCTGGAATTGGGGGTGATCTGCCAGATGCTAATAAGCCCAGAGATGGTGATGGTCTTGTGTTGAACTTATTGGGAGCCAACCGATGGCAACCTTTTGCTACTTGTATTCTTAAACTCATCTGTAAATGCCTAACTGAGGGGACACTCTACGTCCAGGGTCTCATCCATACATCATTTTTTAAGGCGGCTTGTTCTCTAGTATGCTGTGGTGGCGCAGATGTGCAGATG GCATGCTTTGAATTTGCTACTCTTGTCGGATCAATCCTTACATTCAACATCCTCCCGCATGTGGCCTTAATACAGTCAATCATCCTCCTTTTAAGTGCAGATGAAGGACTTCCTGTGTACAG GAATACGATTTATGATTCTACCATTGGACGTTTCCTTACGGCAGTATATTCCAGCTGTTCTGATGCCGCTGTCAAACTAACTGCAGAAAGTTTAGTGTTGGTTCTCTCTCATGCTTTACAGAGAACAAAAAGTGAGGAGCTTAAG GCTTCCCTCTGCAGTGCATATGTGCGGATTGTGAAATCTTGTCCTCCTTGTATATGGAAGATACACTGCCTTCTAGAGTTGCTTCATCTTCCAGAACCTTGTTTTCAGTTGATAGAATGTTTTAAAGCAGTTCTTATAGTTCTTGGACCTGGGTGTGTTCGAGTTGAGACAACCAAATGTGGTAGTCATACATCAGCAACAAGTGATAGACCTGTCCAGGGAATTAACGCTGGAAAAAAAAGGCATATTGAGGATGAAAGTACATACAAAAGAAAGCGCCAGAAGGTTGGTGATGATATTCGACGAGGGGTTTACTTTGCTCCTGAATTTGCCGATGAGACTGATGGAAAAGATGCTGCTAGTCTGCGTGAGATGCTTATTTCAACTGTAGAATCTTTAAAGCCTCCACCTGCTGGACCTAGTCTGTCACAGACTGAAAGTTCAATAGTGGCACTTAGCATGCTCACCAATGCATTTTGTTTCTGTCCCTGGACTGACATGACTCATCGATTGTTTAACCAGATGTATGCCTGGATTCCCTGGATAGCTGGGCAG GTTGAGGAAACAAATCCTATCATGTTCGATATTTCCATTTACTTGGAAGGAATTCACAATCTGCTGCTCGTTG GTGTGGATCCACAGTATGAATATACAAGTAAAGGGAATGATCTGGTTGCCATACAATTCTTGCTGAAGCTTCCTTGGACGCACTACATGCTGTTTAAGACGCCTAGCTCTCTAGTAAAGTCTAAGTGTTTATCTGTAGGGATATGGACAAAGCTTGGTTTACAAGACGGGAGTGATTTTGATATCTTCAGTTGGTCTCTTTCTGATGATTTTGAACAAGTGCAAGCTGTCGCTGCTATCTCTATGCCACTCAAAGTTCTTTTCTCTGGTCTTGGTGCCCTTCTTCATATGTTCCCCAAGCTGGA GCATTTGTTGGAAGAAAAGGAATTGATGATTAAGAAGGCCATTCCTCAGTCACTTGGCTTCTTATCTTGTCTTTATGGATCAAGTACTACTGACTCAGAGAAAACTGCATGCCATTTACTCCTACATGAAGATTTAAAGAAAGATGAGACTCTGAATTCTCTACTTCAAGGGTTCCGATGTTCAAAGTGTGATAAATTTATCGAACGCGAAGATGAAAAGCATTTCAGAATCATAGAGACTCCAGAGATGGTGAAATTGAAGATGGATCATCATCGTGATTACTTTAACCTTcaatctttatattttaatcttCTCTATGATGAGTCTTCTGAAGAGACTCAGCTAGCCTGCGTAGAAGTAATAAGGAGAATTCTTGGCCACACATCCCCAGATATTCTGGTAAGAACAAGGTCTCAATGGATCAGGTGCCTTCAATATCTATTAGTTCATGTAAATACAGACGTAAGGGAAGCATTCTGTGCTCAGATTGGTATCTTCGTACAGCATCCTATTGTGAGCTGTTTGTTTCTTAGTGAAGATGCTACGGAGAAAAGTTGcgaaagaaatttttttaatttgattgagCATTCTCTAGCAGCAGCTAAGGATCTTCTTGTTATCCAGACTCTATTGGAAACGACAGCTGAAGTTATGGTAGCTGTTGATGTTACCAGTGagcttttcttgatttgtctTTTCCTGCTGATTGATCAGCTTGATCATCCAAACTTGATCGTCCGAATAAATGCGTCAAAGTTAATAAATCGGTCATGCTACATCCACGTGAAAGGGGGATTTGCAACTCTACTTTCCACAGCCTCTCATATTCAAAATGAGTTGTTTGATAATCTATCTGTCAGGCTGACCAGCCGTCCAAATGTGGTAAGAGAATTTGCAGAAGCTGTTTTGGGTGTTGAAACTGAAGAACTTGTGAGGAAAATGGTCCCTGCTGTTCTTCCTAAGCTCTTGGTGTATTGGCAGGAAAATGCTCAAGCAGCCAATACCTTGAACGAACTGGCCAAGTTAATAGACACAGATGTGGTACCTCTAATAGTAAATTGGCTACCCAGAGTTCTTGCATTTGCTCTGAATCAAGAAGAGGACAAGAATTTGCTCTCAGTTTTGCAATTGTATCACTCACAGATTGGTTCTGACAACCAAGAAATTTTTGCTGCTGCATTACCTGCACTCTTAGATGAGCTTGTATGCTTTGTGGACATTGCTGATACACCTGAGACAGATAGACG GCTACAGAGACTGCCTGATGCAATAAAGAAGATCTCAAAAGTTTTAACAAATGCCGAGGATCTTCCTGGATTCTTACAAAACCATTTTGTTGGACTCCTTAACAGTATTGACAGAAAAATGCTTCATGCAGAtgacatttttcttcaaaaacaagCACTGAAGCGTATTAAACTGCTCATTGAGATGATGGGCCATTATCTCAGCACATATGTTCCTAAGCTTATGGTTCTCCTTATGCATGCCATTGAAAAAGATGCACTTCAGAGCGAGGGTCTCTTGGTCTTGCATTTTTTTACAAGAAAGTTGGCTGATGTATCGCCATCTAGCATAAAGTATGTGATTTCTCAGATTTTTGCGGCACTCATCCCCTtcttagagaaagagaaggaaggtCCCCATGTATATTTAGATGAAGTGGTGAAAATTCTTGAAGAACTTGTTTTGAAGAATAGAGATATAGTAAAAGAGCATATTTGTGAGTTTCCCCTCTTACCTAGCATACCATCTTTAGGAGAATTAAACAATGCTATTCAAGAAGCACGTGGATTAATGAGCCTGAAGGATCAGTTGCGGGATATTGTAAATGGTATGAAACACGAGAACCTGAATGTTAGATACATGGTGGCATGTGAGCTAAGCAAATTGCTGTATAACAGAAATGAAGATGTTGCTGCACTGATTGCCGGTGAACTTGTCTCAGACATGGAGATCTTGAGCTCTTTAATCACATATTTACTACAGGGGTGTGCAGAAGAATCTCGAACTACAGTGGGCCAGAGGTTGAAGTTAGTCTGTGCAGATTGTCTTGGAGCAATAGGTGCTATTGACCCTGCCAAAGTGAGAGTTGCTTCATGCAGTCGTTTTAAAATCCAATGCTCAGATGATGATCTTATCTTTGAGCTCATTCACAAACACTTGGCAAGAGCTTTTAGAGCTGCACAGGATACAATAATACAAGACTCAGCTGCTCTTGCCATACAGGAACTACTAAAGATTGCTGGTTGTGAGCCATCATTAGCTGGGAATGTTGTTGTGTTGACCCCCCAGGAGCATGTACAAGTCAATGTATCTGGTTCTAGAAGATGTGGAGGTAACAATGAAGTGAAGGATAGGGGACAAAAACTATGGGATCGGTTCTCAAACTATGTTAAAGAACTAATAGCTCCCTGCTTGACTTCAAGGTTTCAGCTTCCAAATGTGTCTGACCCTGGATCAGCTGGACCAATTTATCGGCCTTCTATGTCATTCAGAAGGTGGCTATCCTACTGGATAAGGAAATTGACAGCATTTGCAACTGGATCCCGTGTAAGCATATTTGCTGCTTGCCGAGGCATAGTGCGTCACGATATGCAGACAGCTACTTATCTCTTACCATATTTAGTTCTGGATGTTGTTTGCCATGGGACTGAGGCAGCACGGCTTAGCATTTCTGAAGAGATCCTTTCTGTTCTTGATGCTGCTGCATCAGAAAATAGTGGAGTGACAATAAACAGTTTTGGTGTTGGTCAGAGTGAAGTTTGTGTTCAAGCTGTTTTCACGCTTCTTGATAACCTTGGGCAATGGGTTGACGATGTGAAGCAGGGAGTAGCACTCTCATCGTCTCTGCAGTCATCAGGTGGTAGGCAAGTAGCACCCAAATCGAAAGACCAGGTTTCAAACTCAACAACAGAACAGGATCATCTTCTTGTACAATGTAAATATGTGTTGGAACTTTTGCTAGCTATTCCCAAGGTGACCCTTGCTAGGGCATCTTTCAGGTGTCAAGCTTATGCCAGGTCATTGATGTACCTTGAATCCCATGTACGTGGAAAGTCAGGCTCCTTAAATCCCGCAGCTGAGAAGACCGGCATCTTTGAAAATGCTGATGTTTCTTCTCTGATGGGAATATACAGCTGCCTTGACGAGCCAGACGGTCTTTCGGGCTTTGCAAGTTTAAGCAAATCATTAAATTTGCAAGACCAGTTGTTGATAAACAAGAAATCTGGTAACTGGGCAGACGTTTTTACTGCATGTGAACAAGCCCTTCAGATGGAACCAACATCAGTTCAACGACATTCAGATGTTCTTAATTGTTTACTTAACATGTGCCACCATCAGACAATGGTCACTCATGTTGACGGACTAATTTCCAGAGTACCTGAGTACAAGAAAACGTGGTGCACACAAGGTGTACAAGCTGCATGGAGACTCGGAAAGTGGGACTTGATGGATGAGTATCTTGATGGAGCTGATGCAGAAGGTTTACTATTCAGTAGCTCAGACAGCAATGCCTCATTCGATAGAGATGTAGCAAAGATTCTCCATGcaatgatgaagaaggatCAATACTCTGTAGCTGAGGGAATAGCTATTTCCAAACAAGCTCTCATTGCTCCTCTAGCTGCAGCAGGCATGGACTCCTACACACGAGCTTATCCTTTTGTTGTCAAACTTCACTTGCTAAGAGAGCTAGAGGACTTCCAGGCGGTTCTTAATGGGGATTCATATTTGGAGAAATCATTTAGTACAAGTGATCAGGTGTTTTCGAAAGCAGTAGATAACTGGGAGAATCGGCTCAGATTTACTCAATCATCACTGTGGACAAGGGAACCTCTCTTAGCTTTCCGAAGACTCGTCTTTGGTGCCTCTGGTCTTGGTGCTCAAGTTGGGAACTGTTGGCTTCAATATGCAAAGCTTTGCCGTTTGGCTGGACACTATGAGACAGCTCACAGGGCAATTTTGGAAGCTCAGGCTTCTGGTGCACCTAATGTTCACATGGAAAAGGCGAAACTTCTTTGGATCACTAAGCGTTCAGACAGTGCAATTATAGAGCTACAACAATCTCTCCTGAATATGCCTGAGGGTGTTGTTGACTCCACTGTAATTTCTTCGATCAATAGCTTACTGATGGCTCCCCCAAATCCAGAGCCCACAGTTCGTAACACACAatctttcaaagaaaaaaaagatgtcgCAAAGACTCTTCTTTTGTATTCCAAATGGATCCATCACAGTGggcagaaacaaaagaaagatgttTTAAATCTGTATACCCAAGTCAAGGAATTGCTGCCCTGGGAGAAGGGATATTTCCATTTGGCTAAGTATTATGATGAACTATATGTTGATGCAAGAAAGTGTCAACAAGAGAGCTCTGTATTTAGCTCTGCAGGCAGTAAAAAAGGATCTGTCTCGTCGAACTTAAGCACTGAGAAAGCAGGGTGGGATTACCTGTTTAAGGGAATGTACTTCTATGCTAAGGCACTTCACAGTGGACACAAGAATCTCTTTCAAGCACTTCCGAGGTTGTTAACACTGTGGTTTGACTTTGGTACTATCTATAAAACAAGTGGCTCAGCGGGAAATAAGGAATTGAAAAGTACTCATATGAAG ATAATGAGTTTAATGAGGGGCTGCTTAAAGGATCTGCCAACCTATCAATGGTTAACTGTGTTGCCCCAGTTGGTTTCTCGAATCTGTCACCAGAATGCGGATACAGTACTAATGGTTAAAAATATCATCACTTCTGTTCTACATCAATTTCCTCAGCAAGGGCTCTGGATTATGGCAGCTGTTTCAAAATCTACTGTTCCTGCTAGAAGGGAAGCAGCTGCAGAAATCATACAAGGTGCACGAAAAGGTTTTAACCAAAGTGACAGAGGCCACAATTTGTTCATTCAGTTTGCTAGTTTGACTGATCATTTCATTAAACTATGCTTCCATGGAGGACAACCAAGATCCAAGGTTATCAATATAGCAACTGAATTCAGTGCCTTGAAAAGAATGATGCCGCTGGATATCATCATGCCAATTCAACAATCTCTTACCATTAGCCTACCAGCATTCCATATGAATAACAATGAACGACACTCTGCCAGTGTCTTTTCTGGTTCAGATCTACCAACTATTTCTGGTATAGCCGATGAAGCCGAGATACTTTCTTCCCTTCAGCGCCCAAAGAAG ATCATTCTGCTGGGAAATGATGGTATTGAGTATCCATTCCTCTGCAAGCCCAAGGATGATCTCAGGAAAGATGCTCGGATGATGGAATTTACTGCGATGATAAACCGCTTACTATCCAAGTATCCCGAAAGCAGACGAAGGAAGCTATATATCCGCACCTTCGCAGTAGCTCCTCTGACTGAGGACTGTGGTCTGGTCGAGTGGGTTCCACATACACGTGGACTCCGCCATATTCTACAAGATATATACATTTCCTGTGGGAAGTTTGATCGGCAGAAAACAAATCCtcaaattaaaagaatatatgatCAATGTGCTGTTAAAAAGGAGTATGAGATGCTGAAGACCAAAATCCTCCCTATGTTCCCTCCGGTTTTCCATAAATGGTTCTTGACAACGTTTTCTGAACCAGCTGCTTGGTTTAGGTCACGTGTAGCTTATGCTCACACCACAGCAGTTTGGTCCATGGTTGGGCACATTGTTGGGCTTGGTGACCGTCATGGAGAAAATATTCTCTTTGATTCTACTTCGGGTGATTGTGTTCATGTAGACTTCAGTTGCTTATTTGACAAAGGCTTACAACTGGAGAAGCCTGAGTTGGTGCCATTCAGATTGACCCAG AACATGATTGATGGTTTGGGCATCACTGGATATGAGGGCATCTTCATGAGGGTATGTGAAATCACTCTCACAGTGTTGAGGACACATAGGGAGACGTTGATGAGCATCCTGGAGACATTCATCCATGATCCTCTTGTGGAGTGGACAAAGTCACACAAATCAAGCGGAGTAGAAGTTCAGAACCCACATGCTCAG CGGGCCATAAGCAGCATTGAAGCCCGGCTGCAGGGCGTGGTTGTTGGTGTTCCGCTACCGGTAGAAGGTCAGGCTCGCCGGTTGATTGCCGATGCAGTCTCACTTGAGAATCTTGGGAAGATGTACATCTGGTGGATGCCCTGGTTCTGA